TCTTTGCCCTCATCTACCCGAGCCGCAGCGAAGGGTGAAGAAGAGGATTTATCCTCTTTGCCCTCCTCTACCCGAGCCGCAGCGAAGGGTGAAGAAGAGGATTTATCCTCTTCGCCCTCCTCTTGCAAATTCTCTTTCAGCCAGACCCTTATATTTTCTTCCGGCATCATACCGACAAATCCTCCTACGGGCTTTCCTTCTTTGAAAAGAATTACTGTCGGCACTGCGTTAACCCCGTATTTCT
This portion of the Candidatus Paceibacterota bacterium genome encodes:
- a CDS encoding thioredoxin fold domain-containing protein — its product is MMVFTDENFEKEISEAKKPFLVDFWMKGCTPCVLIAPILEKLAEELKEEISFAKVNLNIAPLAVQKYGVNAVPTVILFKEGKPVGGFVGMMPEENIRVWLKENLQEEGEEDKSSSSPFAAARVEEGKEDKSSSSPFAAARVDEGK